The Budorcas taxicolor isolate Tak-1 chromosome 5, Takin1.1, whole genome shotgun sequence genome includes a window with the following:
- the LOC128047490 gene encoding solute carrier family 26 member 10-like, whose protein sequence is MSGLPGARTCPGPGEASDLKCPLGAKFREPLTETRFQQLFGDAEQEPELLAEPRWSRLWRRRASACSGPGAWRLLLARLPPLRWLPHYRWRAWLLGDAVAGLTVGIVHVPQGMAFALLTSVPPVFGLYTSFFPVLIYTLLGTGRHLSTGTFAVLSLMTGSAVERLVPEPLSGNLSGTEREQLDAQRVGAAAAVAFGSGALMLGMFALQLGVLATFLSEPVVKALTSGAALHVLVSQLPSLLGVPLPRQIGCFALFKTLAAVLTALPRSSPAELTISALSLALLVPVKELNVRFRDRLPTPIPGEIAMVLLASVLCFTSSLDTRYNVQIVGLLPGGFPQPLLPSLAELPRILADSLPMALVTFAVSASLASIYADKYSYTIDSNQELLAHGVSNLVSSLFSCFPNSATLATTSLLVDAGGNTQLAGLFSCMVVLSVLLWLGPLFYYLPKAVLACINISSMRQMFFQMRELPQLWRISRVDFAVWTVTWVAVVTLSVDLGLAVGVVFSMMTVVCRTQRVQCLALGLAEGTELYRPLRESHKLLQVPGLCILSYPAPLYFGTRGQFRRVLEWHLGLGEGSKEAPKTDGPPDAAAEPVRVVVLDCSGVTFADAAGAREVVQLASRCRDAGIHLLLAQCNASVLGTLTQAGLLDRVTPEQLFVSVQDAAAHALERLELSGPKTCTVWV, encoded by the exons ATGAGTGGGCTACCGGGCGCCAGGACCTGCCCAGGTCCGGGAGAGGCCTCCGACCTTAAGTGCCCCCTGGGCGCCAAGTTCAGGGAACCTCTCACCGAGACCCGGTTCCAGCAGCTCTTCGGAGACGCGGAGCAGGAGCCCGAGCTGCTCGCGGAGCCGCGCTGGTCCCGGCTGTGGCGGCGGCGAGCCAGTGCCTGCTCTGGACCGGGGGCGTGGCGCCTGCTCCTGGCGCGGCTGCCTCCGCTGCGCTGGCTGCCCCACTATCGCTGGCGGGCCTGGCTGCTTGGGGACGCGGTGGCCGGACTGACCGTGGGCATCGTGCACGTGCCCCAGG GCATGGCTTTTGCTCTCCTGACCTCTGTGCCCCCAGTGTTCGGACTCTACACTTCTTTCTTTCCCGTCCTCATCTACACCTTGTTGGGTACTGGGAGACACCTGTCTACTG GAACTTTCGCTGTCCTCAGCCTCATGACCGGCTCGGCCGTGGAGCGGCTGGTGCCGGAACCCCTCTCGGGGAACCTGAGCGGAACTGAGAGGGAACAGTTGGATGCTCAGCGGGTTGGTGCGGCTGCGGCAGTGGCCTTCGGGAGCGGGGCCCTGATG CTGGGGATGTTTGCCCTGCAGCTGGGCGTCCTGGCCACCTTCTTGTCGGAGCCTGTAGTCAAAGCGCTGACCAGTGGGGCCGCCCTGCACGTGCTCGTGTCCCAGCTGCCTAGCCTTTTGGGGGTGCCCCTCCCACGTCAGATTGGCTGCTTCGCTCTTTtcaag ACGTTGGCTGCTGTGTTGACGGCGCTGCCCAGGAGCAGTCCCGCAGAACTGACCATCTCGGCACTTAGCCTGGCGCTGCTCGTGCCGGTCAAGGAACTGAACGTGAGATTCAGAGACAGGCTACCCACCCCCATCCCGGGGGAAATCGCCATG GTGCTTCTGGCCTCTGTGCTCTGTTTCACCTCTTCCCTGGACACAAGATACAATGTTCAGATAGTTGGGTTGCTGCCTGGAGG ATTTCCCCAAcctctcctccccagcctggCTGAGCTGCCTAGGATTCTGGCCGACTCATTGCCCATGGCGCTGGTTACCTTTGCCGTATCTGCCTCCCTGGCCTCCATCTATGCAGACAAGTACAGCTACACTATTGACTCCAACCAG GAGCTCCTGGCACATGGTGTCTCCAACCTcgtctcctccctcttctcttgctTTCCCAACTCTGCCACGTTGGCTACGACCAGCCTACTAGTGGATGCTGGTGGGAACACACAG CTGGCAGGCCTCTTCTCCTGCATGGTTGTCCTGTCTGTGCTCCTGTGGCTGGGGCCCCTCTTCTACTATCTGCCCAAG GCTGTCTTGGCCTGCATCAACATCTCCAGCATGCGCCAGATGTTCTTCCAGATGCGAGAACTCCCTCAACTATGGCGCATCAGCCGCGTGGACTTT GCTGTGTGGACGGTCACATGGGTGGCTGTTGTGACCCTGAGTGTGGACCTGGGCCTGGCCGTAGGTGTGGTCTTCTCCATGATGACTGTGGTCTGCCGCACCCAGAG ggtacagtgcctggcacttggaCTGGCTGAGGGGACAGAGCTCTACCGGCCACTCAGAGAGAGCCACAAG CTCCTCCAGGTCCCGGGGCTCTGCATCCTAAGCTATCCAGCACCGCTTTACTTTGGGACCCGAGGGCAGTTTCGCCGCGTCCTGGAGTGGCATCTGGGGCTTGGAGAAGGAAGCAAG GAGGCTCCAAAGACAGATGGCCCACCTGATGCAG CTGCCGAGCCTGTCAGGGTGGTGGTCCTAGACTGCAGTGGTGTCACCTTTGCAGATGCTGCAGGGGCCAGAGAAGTGGTTCAG CTGGCCAGTCGATGCCGAGACGCTGGGATCCACCTTCTCCTGGCTCAGTGTAATG CCTCGGTGCTGGGGACGCTGACCCAGGCAGGACTCCTGGACAGAGTGACCCCAGAGCAGCTGTTTGTGAGTGTCCAGGACGCAGCTGCGCATGCCCTGGAGAGGCTG GAGCTCAGTGGTCCAAAGACTTGCACAGTGTGGGTCTGA